A stretch of Aythya fuligula isolate bAytFul2 chromosome 1, bAytFul2.pri, whole genome shotgun sequence DNA encodes these proteins:
- the POPDC2 gene encoding popeye domain-containing protein 2 isoform X2, producing the protein MSASSPSWAQAVLQPPACDAWKEHMEGAAYQLASCIVLLGYMGGSGIFGSLYIFGLLAPGYFCYALWGWLSACGLDVFAWNMLLVLLCLLQLAHLAYRLRKDTIPQEFDLLYKTMYLPLQVPLEVYREIVKCCEEQVQPLARDQNYAVEGKTPIDRLSLLLSGRVRVSQDGQFLHYVFPYQFLDSPEWESLRPSEEGTFQVTLTAETDCSYVTWPRRRLYLLLRKDRYVARLFSSHLGYDISEKLYSLNEKLFAKFGLRFDIRLPSLYHVLGPAASEGEPEEAEELPPTPPPAHGPAAASEAPPQPPPPPPPPAPRPRASRPESDLLASGHLRSYPHPLSKGRAPLAPTQTPEL; encoded by the exons ATGAGCGCCAGCAGCCCCTCCTGGGCCCAGGCTGTCCTCCAGCCCCCTGCGTGCGATGCCTGGAAGGAGCACATGGAGGGGGCAGCCTACCAGCTGGCCAGCTGCATCGTCCTCCTGGGCTACATGGGGGGCAGCGGCATCTTCGGGTCCCTCTACATCTTCGGCCTGCTGGCCCCGGGCTACTTCTGCTACGCCCTGTGGGGCTGGCTGAGCGCCTGCGGGCTGGACGTCTTCGCCTGGAACATGCTGCTcgtcctcctctgcctgctgcagctggcccacCTGGCCTACCGGCTCCGCAAGGACACCATCCCCCAGGAGTTTGACCTCCTCTACAAGACCATGTACCTGCCCTTGCAGGTGCCCCTGGAGGTCTACAGGGAAATCGTGAAGTGCTGCGAGGAGCAGGTGCAGCCGCTAGCCCGAGACCAGAACTACGCGGTGGAGGGCAAGACGCCCATTGACcgcctctccctgctgctctctggcag GGTCCGAGTGAGCCAGGACGGGCAGTTCCTCCACTACGTCTTCCCCTACCAGTTCCTGGACTCTCCAGAGTGGGAATCACTGCGACCTTCCGAGGAAGGGACCTTCCAG gtcACGCTGACGGCCGAGACCGACTGCAGCTACGTGACCTGGCCGAGGCGGCGGCTGTACCTCCTGCTGAGGAAGGACCGCTACGTCGCCCGCCTCTTCTCCTCCCACCTGGGCTACGACATCTCGGAGAAGCTCTACTCCCTCAACGAGAAGCTCTTCGCCAAGTTCGGCCTCCGCTTCGACATCCGCTTGCCCAGCCTCTACCACGTCCTGGGGCCGGCCGCCTCCGAGGGGGAGCCAGAGGAGGCcgaggagctgccacccacacCGCCGCCAGCCCACGGACCCGCTGCTGCCTCCGAGGCCCCTCCGCAGCCtccaccaccgccaccaccaccgGCTCCGCGCCCCCGGGCCTCCCGGCCCGAGAGCGACCTGCTGG cctcTGGACACCTCCGGAGCTACCCCCACCCTCTCAGCAAAGGACGAGCCCCCCTGGCTCCCACTCAGACCCCCGAGCTCTAA
- the POPDC2 gene encoding popeye domain-containing protein 2 isoform X1 has translation MSASSPSWAQAVLQPPACDAWKEHMEGAAYQLASCIVLLGYMGGSGIFGSLYIFGLLAPGYFCYALWGWLSACGLDVFAWNMLLVLLCLLQLAHLAYRLRKDTIPQEFDLLYKTMYLPLQVPLEVYREIVKCCEEQVQPLARDQNYAVEGKTPIDRLSLLLSGRVRVSQDGQFLHYVFPYQFLDSPEWESLRPSEEGTFQVTLTAETDCSYVTWPRRRLYLLLRKDRYVARLFSSHLGYDISEKLYSLNEKLFAKFGLRFDIRLPSLYHVLGPAASEGEPEEAEELPPTPPPAHGPAAASEAPPQPPPPPPPPAPRPRASRPESDLLGEDSTSLVLEDFAELPGSFMDYVSEGEYMK, from the exons ATGAGCGCCAGCAGCCCCTCCTGGGCCCAGGCTGTCCTCCAGCCCCCTGCGTGCGATGCCTGGAAGGAGCACATGGAGGGGGCAGCCTACCAGCTGGCCAGCTGCATCGTCCTCCTGGGCTACATGGGGGGCAGCGGCATCTTCGGGTCCCTCTACATCTTCGGCCTGCTGGCCCCGGGCTACTTCTGCTACGCCCTGTGGGGCTGGCTGAGCGCCTGCGGGCTGGACGTCTTCGCCTGGAACATGCTGCTcgtcctcctctgcctgctgcagctggcccacCTGGCCTACCGGCTCCGCAAGGACACCATCCCCCAGGAGTTTGACCTCCTCTACAAGACCATGTACCTGCCCTTGCAGGTGCCCCTGGAGGTCTACAGGGAAATCGTGAAGTGCTGCGAGGAGCAGGTGCAGCCGCTAGCCCGAGACCAGAACTACGCGGTGGAGGGCAAGACGCCCATTGACcgcctctccctgctgctctctggcag GGTCCGAGTGAGCCAGGACGGGCAGTTCCTCCACTACGTCTTCCCCTACCAGTTCCTGGACTCTCCAGAGTGGGAATCACTGCGACCTTCCGAGGAAGGGACCTTCCAG gtcACGCTGACGGCCGAGACCGACTGCAGCTACGTGACCTGGCCGAGGCGGCGGCTGTACCTCCTGCTGAGGAAGGACCGCTACGTCGCCCGCCTCTTCTCCTCCCACCTGGGCTACGACATCTCGGAGAAGCTCTACTCCCTCAACGAGAAGCTCTTCGCCAAGTTCGGCCTCCGCTTCGACATCCGCTTGCCCAGCCTCTACCACGTCCTGGGGCCGGCCGCCTCCGAGGGGGAGCCAGAGGAGGCcgaggagctgccacccacacCGCCGCCAGCCCACGGACCCGCTGCTGCCTCCGAGGCCCCTCCGCAGCCtccaccaccgccaccaccaccgGCTCCGCGCCCCCGGGCCTCCCGGCCCGAGAGCGACCTGCTGGGTGAGGACTCCACCAGTCTTGTCTTGGAAGATTTTGCTGAGTTGCCGGGGTCTTTTATGGACTATGTGAGCGAAGGGGAGTATATGAAGTGA
- the LOC116494178 gene encoding cytochrome c oxidase copper chaperone, producing MSSVAAASCEPKGGGEAKGQKQPLKPCCACPDTKKARDACIIEKGEENCGHLIEAHKECMRALGFKI from the exons ATGTCGTCGGTCGCGGCCGCCAGCTGCGAGCCCAagggcggcggggaggcgaAGGGGCAGAAGCAGCCGCTGaagccctgctgtgcctgccccGACACCAAGAAGGCGAGGGATGCTTG catcattgagaagggggaagaaaattgCGGGCACCTAATTGAAGCCCACAAAGAGTGTATGAGAGCTCTGGGCTTCAAGATATGA